The Pseudobdellovibrionaceae bacterium region AGTGACGGTCAGATGAAGATCGTCCTCGGACCGGTCGAAGAGAAATATCAAACGCCGAGCTATCACCGGAAAAGGGTGGGGCTGAACCATCTGGCGTTTTACGCTCCGTCGCAATCCTCGGTCGACGACTATGTCGAGAAGGTTTTGAAGCCCCACCAGATCCCTTGCCTCTATGAAACCGAATCCAAAGGGGACGAGACCTACTACTCCGTTTTTTTCGAGGATCCCGACCGGATTAAAATTGAAGTCGTCTATTCGCCGGGCTATTGCTCGCCCCAGCACTGGACGAATCAGCTCGCAAGCGACTTCGATCCCTATTTGAACCAAGGAGAAGCGTGAACATCACGAAGATCACCGATCCCGAACAGAAGAGTCAGATCTGCGACTCGATTTTACGGAGCCTGCCGCTCTGGTTCGGCATCGAATCCGCCATCGTCGACTACGCGAACGATGTGAAACCCATGGACACCTGGGCGGTTCAAAAAGACGGCGAGTTCATCGGCTTCGCCAGCGTCAACGTGCACTTCCCCGAATCCGCCGAGATCCACGTCATGGGCATCGTGGAGCGCTTTCATCGCCAAGCCCTCGGACGTGAGCTGCTGCAGACGATCGAATTCGATCTGCGCGGGCGAGGC contains the following coding sequences:
- a CDS encoding VOC family protein, which translates into the protein MSGTLLSHIELNVSDYAKSIRFYDHVLVPLGWRRLVCQKTHTVYSDGQMKIVLGPVEEKYQTPSYHRKRVGLNHLAFYAPSQSSVDDYVEKVLKPHQIPCLYETESKGDETYYSVFFEDPDRIKIEVVYSPGYCSPQHWTNQLASDFDPYLNQGEA
- a CDS encoding GNAT family N-acetyltransferase codes for the protein MNITKITDPEQKSQICDSILRSLPLWFGIESAIVDYANDVKPMDTWAVQKDGEFIGFASVNVHFPESAEIHVMGIVERFHRQALGRELLQTIEFDLRGRGFKFLTVKTLSASRPNNEYDQTRNFYLRVGFTPLEEFKTLWGEHNPCLLLVKSLQV